The following coding sequences lie in one Candidatus Auribacterota bacterium genomic window:
- a CDS encoding transposase, giving the protein MSQKRRKHSDEFKAKVALEAIKGVRTLSELSSFFGVHPTV; this is encoded by the coding sequence ATGTCGCAGAAACGGCGGAAGCATTCGGACGAGTTCAAGGCGAAGGTGGCATTGGAGGCGATAAAAGGGGTGAGGACATTGAGCGAGTTGAGCTCGTTCTTCGGGGTACACCCGACCGTGA